The window CTTGAAGAAAACGGGGCAAGTCGGCAACCCGGTGATGCGCCAGCGCACCCGTCTGGCGATCCAGGATCATCATTCGCGAAGACCCGCGGACGGCGGGGGGCTCCTGCGCGATCAGTTCCGGCGGCAACACATAGTCGAAATCAGACGTTTGCATGGCGGTAATACGGAAAACAAAAGCAGGGGTCAACCCTTTGCGGCCAGGTACCGCTCGACTTCCAAGGCGGCCATGCAGCCGGTTCCAGCGGCCGTGACCGCCTGCCGATAGACAGGATCCTGGACATCGCCAGCCGCAAACACGCCGTCTGTAGACGTCCGCGTGTTCTGCGTCACAATATACCCCGCATCGTCACACCGGACGGCCGTCCTGAACGGCTGTGTGCTGGGCGTGTGGCCGATGGCGATGAAGAGACCCGAGACCTTTATTTCGCTCCGTTCGCCCATGTTGACGTTTTGAATTACGACAGCGGACACCTCGTTTTTCTTGGGATCGAGAACCTCCGCTACCGTGCTGTCCCAGACAACCCGGATGTTGGACGTTGCCAGCACCCGATCCACCATCACCTTGGACGCGCGGAATTCACGGCGCCGGTGAATCAGCGTGACGGTTCGCGTGATGCGTGACAGATACAGCGCATCCTCCATCGCGGTATCGCCTCCGCCCACCACCGCAACATCCTGGTTGCGGTAAAACGCGCCGTCGCACGTCGCGCATCCCGAGACGCCGCGGCCGATCAGCGCCTGCTCCGACGGCAGGCCCAGATAGCGGGCGATGGCGCCCGTGGCGATGATTACCGTCTTCGACAGCAACTCACCATTCGCCTCCAGCGAAAGCCGTTTTACGTCGCTGCCGAAATCACATCCGCTCACCTGATCCATCATCAAGCGGACGCCCATCCGCTCGGCCTGCTTGCGCATGGCCATGACCAGATCAAAACCGCTGATGGCGTTTTCAAATCCCGGATAGTTTTCGATATCGGTCGTCTGCGTCAGTTGCCCGCCGGGTTGCTGCCCCTCGATCACGACCGGATGCAGATTGGCGCGCGCGCAATAAATGGCCGCCGTCAAACCGGCTGGGCCGCTCCCGATAATTGCCACATTTTCCATACACACGTCTCCGTATCGGGTTAGGTGTAGAGGCGAATTTCATCCACCGTCGTATAGCCATCCAGCACGTTGCGTATGCCATCTTCGCGCAGCGTGCGCATGCCCATCGCCCGAGCCTTTTCACGGAGGAAGAGGGTGGGTTTCTTCTCATTGATCAGCTCGCGGATATCGTTCGAAATCCGCAGATATTCGTAGATGCCCTTGCGCCCCTTGTAGCCGGTGCTGTTGCACTTCTGACAGCCCCGCCCGTAATAAAACGGGCGCGATCCGATGTCTGATCGCGTCAAATTCAGGGTGCGCAGCGTGTCGTCGTCCGGCTCATAGGCCGTTTTGCAATTCAGGCAGATGGTGCGAAGCAGCCGCTGGCCCAGGACAGCCTCCAACGTCGAGGCGATGAGATAGGGCTCGACCTCCATGTCGATCAGGCGCGTGATGGCACCGGCGGCATCGTTGGTGTGCAGCGTGCTGAAGACCAAGTGCCCCGTCAACGCGGCCTCAATGGCGATCTTGGCGGTCTCCAAATCACGGATTTCACCGATCATCATCACATCGGGATCCTGGCGCAGAAACGCCCGCAAAGCCAGTGGAAACGTGTTGCCCGTCAGCGGGTTGATGGGCACCTGAACGATGCCGTCAATATCGTATTCGACGGGCTCCTCGGCGGTCAGCAGCTTCAGATCAATCGTGTTGATCCGTCTCAGACAGGAATACAGCGTGGTGGTCTTTCCGCAACCGGTCGGCCCGGTCACGATGATGATTCCATTGGGTTTCTCAACGTCGTTGAAGATATCGTTCAAGACATCTTCCGGCATGCCCAGGGTGTCGAGATTGAGTGAGACCACGCTTTGGTCCAGCACACGCAACACGACGCTTTCGCCAAAACGGGTCGGCAGGCAGGAGACGCGCAAGTCAATATGCCGACCAGCGACCGTGATGGCGATGCGTCCGTCCTGCGGCATTCGGCGTTCGGCGATGTTCAGGCCGGACATGACCTTGACGCGCGAAATGATCGCTGTCGCCAGGCGCCGGGGCGGCGGCGCCATCTCATAGAGGGCGCCGTCCACGCGGTAACGGATGCGGAACTCCTTTTCGAAAGGCTCAAAGTGGATGTCCGATGCCCGTGCCATGACCGCATTATACAGGACCAGATGAACGAACTGAATGATCGGCGCGGAACCGGCGGCCTCGGCAATCCCCTTGTCATCCACCTCTTCGCTCGCAGCCAGGGCGGGATCCTTGGAGATTTCGCCCTCCAGACTGGTCAGGAGATCGGCGACGGTTGCGCTGTCATCCCCGTAATACTCGGTGACGCGATCATGAATATCGCCCTCGCGGGCCATCACGAAGGAGACGTCCTTGGTCAGGACAAACATGATCTCATCCATCGCATGGGGATCGATGATCGTGGACGTGGCCAACGTCACGGCCCCGGTTCCCGTCCGTATGGGTATCACGTTGTACATCCGCGCCACGCTGGCAGGAATGCACTTGATGACCGCCTGGGGAATGGACAATTGCGTGAGATCGACGACCTCGCACCCCTGATAGGCGGCCATCATGCCCAGCAGGTCGTTTTCGGTGACAAACTCGCTGTCCAGCAAGAGCCGCCGCATGGGTTTGCCTGAGCGTTTTTTCTCGTCGAGCAATTCCTGCGCCTGCTGTTCATCAACGAGGCCATTGGTAATGGCCAGGTCGAGAACGGGATCAAAATCGAGATGTCCGCTCATGTCATCGCTCCCGTGTTTCCAAGTCCTTCTTCAACTTTGCGACCAGCGTGTCGGGGTCCTGCGATTTGGTCACCAAGTCGTCATAGTGGATTTTGCCGGCGAGATAGAGTTCGAGCAGATGGGCATCGAGCGTGTTCATGCCGTACTTCGTTCCGGTTTGAATGTCGGAGGCGATCTGGAACGTTTTGTTGTCGCGAATCCGTGAACGGATGGACGGCGTCGAGATCATCACCTCAAAAGCGGCGACGCGGCCCGGCTTGTCCGCGCGCGGGAGCAGCAGTTGGGAGATGACGGCGACGATGGAGACGGCCAGCTGTGTCCGCACCTCTTCCTGCTCGTTGGTCGGGAATGCGTCGACAATACGATCAACAGTGGCCGAAGCGCCCGTCGTGTGCAGCGTGGCAAAGACCAGATGCCCCGTCTCTGCCGCCGTGATCGCAGCCCGCATCGTTTCGAGGTCACGCATTTCACCGACCAGGATGACATCCGGGTCCTGGCGCAGCGCCCGGCGCAGCGCCTCGGCGAAATTGGGGACGTCCACCCCGATTTCGCGTTGTGTCACCAGCGATTTTTTGTGCCGATGAAAATACTCGATCGGGTCTTCCACGGTGATGATGTGGCAGTCGCGCGTATCGTTGATGATGTTCAGCATGCTTGCGAGCGTCGTGGTCTTGCCCGATCCGGTGGGGCCCGTGACCAGAATCAGGCCGCGGGGCTTGTACAGCAACTCGCGCACTTGCTCGGGAAAGCCGATCTGTTCGAGGGTCAGCAGCGTCGTCGGCAACAATCGCATCACGACGCCGATCGTCCCCTTGGTCAGAAAGATGCTTACGCGAAACCGCCCCTGGTCGCCAAAACTCAGACCGAAGTCGACGCCGCAATCCTCGTAAACGCTGCGCTGCTGGGCCTCCGTGGCAATGTGCGCCATGAAGTTCTTCGTATCGTCCGGCGTTAGCACCGGAAGATCGAGCGGCATCAGCGCCCCGTGTATGCGCAGAACGGGCGGCGCGCCGACACGCAGGTGAAGATCCGAACCGTTTTCGTCAATCGTCAACTGCATCAGCGCGTCGACGTCCAAGGTGAAGGTATTCATTAATCCGCATCCCCTAGTGTGGCCTTGAGGACCTCTTCGATGGTGGTCATTCCCGTTGCCACTTTCAACAGTCCGTCTTCCCGCAACGTCCGCATGCCCATTTCGCGGGCGCGTTGCCGGAGGGTGAGCGTGGACTGATGGTCGAAAATCATCCGCTGAATCACATCATCTACCACAAAGATCTCGAAGATGCCCTTGCGTCCTTTGTAGCCGCTCAGGGAACAGGCCGGGCACCCATGACCGTGCCGCAGCTCGGCATTGGCCAGCCCCTTGGCCAGCGGGCCCAGCATCTTGCGTTCTTTGTCGGTCATGGTATGGGATTCGCCGCACAGTTTGCACACACACCGGATCAACCGTTGCGCCATGGCCGCTTGGAGCGCCGATGCCACCATGTAAGGTTTGACGCCCAGATCGAGCAGGCGCGTCACGGCGCTGGGGGCGTCGTTGGTGTGCAGGGTGCTGAACACCAGATGGCCCGTCAATGCCGCCTCCATGGCGATGTCCGCCGTCTCCTTATCGCGAATTTCGCCGATCATCACGACGTTTGGCGCTTGGCGCAGAATGGATCGCAAGGCGGCTGAAAACGTTAACCCGATGTCCTCCAGAACCTGAACCTGATTGACCCCCGTCATCAAGTATTCGATCGGATTCTCGACGGTGATGATCTTGCGATTGGGCTGGTTGATTTGCCCGAGGCAGGCATAGAGCGTGGTTGTCTTTCCCGAACCGGTGGGGCCCGTCACAAGAAGCACCCCATGGGGGCGCTTGATCAAGCTCTCAAACTGCAGTTGATCGTCGAGCAAAAATCCCAGTTCCGGCAAACCCAGCACCAGGCTCTGCTTGTCCAGAATACGCATCACGATGCTTTCGCCATGATTGGTCGGTATGCAGGAGACGCGCAGATCGAGACTGCGGCCGCGGAAGGGAAGGTCGATGCGCCCGTCTTGCGGAATGCGCTTCTCTGAGATTTTCATCCCGGCCATGATCTTGATGCGCTGAATAATCGCCCCTTGCAGCTTTTTGGGCGGGCTCTTGATCTCGAGCAACGCGCCATCGACGCGAAACCGGACGCGGAAATGCTTCTCCATCGGTTCGAGGTGGATATCCGACGCCAGCCGGTTGCAGGCGTCCACGATGATCATGTTGACGAGCTTGATAACGGGCGCGTCGGCGTCACTGACGCTGCCATCCGAGCCTTCGAGGATATGCGCAATATCCATATCTTCAGACGACATCTTAACGAGCAGGGACTGCATGTCGTTCTCTTGGGGATACAGGACGTCCAAGGCGGCGCGAATGTCTGCGCGCGAGGCCACGACACTCTCGATCGGGCATTTGAGAAGATACCCGAGCGTGTCGATCGTGTCGTAATTCATCGGATCGCTGACGGCCAGCGTCAGTGTCTCGCCCGTCTTGTGCAGCGGCACGACGCTGTATTTTCGGGCTGTTTCGATCGGCATGATGTCTCGGATCGTCACGTTGAGCGTCGCGGGATCCAGATGGACCCGCTCCATGCCGAATTGCGAGGCGATCAGATTGAGGGTGGCCTCTTCGGTAATCAGTCCCATGTTCAGGAGGACGTCAACGGTCGTTTCGCCCTCTTGACGCAGGGAAACCGCCGCAGCATCCACCTGTTCCTGGGTCACGAGACGCTGTTCCTGCAGTAGTTGCAGCACATAATCATCGTTCGATGTCACGCTGATCCTCCCGCGAAGCTCCGCATGGGGAGCCGTTTGCGTCACCCGTTCTGTTGTGCCAGACGCTCCCCGAGCAACCGCCCGACCCTTTTGGGGTCAGCTTTGCCCTGGCTCGCTTTCATCACCTGTCCGATGAGAAACCCGGCGGCGGCCTGCTTGCCCGCCTTCCAGTCCGCCACAGACTTTGGGTGGGCCTGCATCACCGCGTCAATCCACCCGTCCAACGCGCCCGAATCGGAGACTTGGGCCAGACCGCGCGAGCGAACCTGTTCAGCCGGACTGCCGCCGGACAGAAAAACCTCTTCCAGCAACTCCTTTGCCGTGAGCGCGTTGATTGTTTGCGCCTCCACGAGCCCGATTAATTCACCCAGTGCGTCCGGAGTCAATGCGCATGCCGTGACGGGTGTTTCGTGCGCGGTCACGAGCCGCAACACATCGGTCATAATCCAGTTGGATGCGGTCTTGCCAGTTCCGCAACGCTGTGCGACGGCCTCGAAGAAGTCGGCCAACGCCCGGTCGGCCGCAAGAACCGCGGCGTCGTAGTCGGGAATGTCATATTGCCGGGCCAGTCGCTCGCGGCGCACTGCGGGCAGTTCCGGCAGCGACCGGCGCCAGGCATCGATCTGGTCGGGAGGCGTCACGATGGGCAGCAGGTCGGGCTCCGCAAAATAGCGGTAGTCATGGGCATCCTCCTTCGAACGCATGTGGATGGTCACGCCATTGTCCACGTCCCATCGCCGCGTCTCCTGGACAATCCGCCCGCCTGCGTCCAAAACAGCCGACTGCCGCTCAATCTCATATTGCAGGGCGTCATGCGTGCCGGAAATGGTGTTCATGTTCTTGAGCTCAACCTTGGTCCCCAACGTGTCCTGCCCCGGCGGACGCAGGCTCACATTCACGTCGCACCGCATGTTACCTTCCTCCAGGTTGCACGCGCTGACCCCGACGTACAGCAGAATTTGCCGCAGGGCGGTGAGGAATGCGGCCGCTTCATCCGCCGACGAAAGGTCGGGATGGGTTACGATCTCCATGAGCGGTGTGCCGGCGCGATTGAAATCGACGCCGCTCCAGCCGGCCTCGTGCATGCTTTTCGCGACATCTTCCTCCAAATGGATACGGATCAACCGGATCGGCTTCCGACCGCCGTCCGTCAAAGGGATGTCAATTGTTCCGTCCAGACACAAGGGCTTGTCATATTGGGTGATCTGGTAGTTCTTGGGCATGTCCGGGTAGAAATAACTCTTGCGGTCAAACGTGCTGGTCGTGTTGATCGAACACCCCAGCATCAGACCGCTGACCAGCGTCAGTCGGACAGCCTCCCGGTTCATGACCGGCATCGCTCCCGGATACCCGAGACACACCGGGCAGACGCAGGAGTTGGGGGGCGCGCCAAAAGAGGTCGCACAGCCGCAGAACAGCTTGGTCTGCGTCTTGAGCTGGATATGCACCTCCAGCCCGATGGAAACACGGTAGGTCTGTTTCATGGCCGCGCCTCCCGCGCCTGCTCATAGGCATGACCAATCCGCAGAAGCGTCCCTTCCTCAAAAGCGGGGGCGAGCACCTGCAGCCCCACGGGAAGGCCCGCGCGCGTCGTCCCGCAGGGCACCGCAATGCCGCAAATGCCGGCCAGATTGGCCGTGACCGTGAAGATGTCGATCAGGTAGGCCTTGAGGGGATCCTCCGCCGTCGCGCCGATGAGATAGGCGGGATCTGGCGAGACCGGCGTCAGCAGCGCATCGCACCGCTTGAAGGCCTCATCGAAATCACGCCGGATGAGCGTGCGTACACGCTGGGCGTGGGTGTAGTAGGCGTCATAATAGCCGCTGCTAAGCACGTACGTCCCGAGGATGATGCGCCGTTTGACCTCCCGACCGAACCCCTCGGCGCGGGTGTTGAGGTACATATCGAGGGGCGTGTCGGCGGGAACCGCGCTCCGGCGGCCGTAGCGCACCCCATCGAACCGAGCCAGATTGGTCGAGGCCTCGGCCGAGGCCAGAATGTAATAGGTCGCCACGGCGTATTCGGTGTGCGGCAGGCTCACCTCGACGATCTCCGCGCCGCACCGTCGGCACGCCTCCACCGCATCCTGAACCAGGCGGGCCACTTCGGGATCGAGGCCGGTCACGAAATATTCCTTGGGCAGCCCGAGACGCAGTCCCGTTAAATCGCCGCCAAGCGCGGCGGCGTAGTCCGGAACCGCACGATCCAGCGTGGTGGCGTCGCGCGGGTCGCGGCCGCCCATCACACCCAATAGCAGCGAGGCGTCCTCCACCGTCCGGGTCATGGGGCCGATCTGGTCGAGCGACGAGGCAAACGCCACCAGACCGTAGCGCGAGACCCGGCCATACGAGGGCTTCAGCCCCACGCAGCCGCAGTTGGAGGCGGGCTGCCGGATCGAACCGCCGGTGTCGGTCCCCAGCGCCGCAAGGGCCATGCCTCCGGCCACGGCCGCAGCCGATCCGCCGCTCGATCCACCCGGAACACGATCCGGGGCCGCCGGATTGCGCGTCAACTGGATCGCCGAATTCTCGGTGGTCGACCCCATGGCAAATTCGTCGAGATTGGTGCGCCCGGCGAACACGGCCCCCGCCTCCCGCAGCCGGGCGATCACCGTGGCGTCATACGGCGCCCGGTAGCCCGCCAGGATCTTGGAGGCGCAGGTGCAGGGCTGGCCCTCCACGTTGAGAATGTCTTTGATGGCCAGGGGGACGCCCAGCAGCAATCCGTCCGATCCGCCTGCCCGCGCGGCATCTGCGGCTGCGGCCTGCTTCAACGCATCAGCCTCGTCCACCCAGAGATAGGCGCCGATCACCCCGTCCCGGGCCATGATG is drawn from Lentisphaerota bacterium and contains these coding sequences:
- the trxB gene encoding thioredoxin-disulfide reductase, whose translation is MENVAIIGSGPAGLTAAIYCARANLHPVVIEGQQPGGQLTQTTDIENYPGFENAISGFDLVMAMRKQAERMGVRLMMDQVSGCDFGSDVKRLSLEANGELLSKTVIIATGAIARYLGLPSEQALIGRGVSGCATCDGAFYRNQDVAVVGGGDTAMEDALYLSRITRTVTLIHRRREFRASKVMVDRVLATSNIRVVWDSTVAEVLDPKKNEVSAVVIQNVNMGERSEIKVSGLFIAIGHTPSTQPFRTAVRCDDAGYIVTQNTRTSTDGVFAAGDVQDPVYRQAVTAAGTGCMAALEVERYLAAKG
- a CDS encoding pilus assembly protein PilB, with translation MSGHLDFDPVLDLAITNGLVDEQQAQELLDEKKRSGKPMRRLLLDSEFVTENDLLGMMAAYQGCEVVDLTQLSIPQAVIKCIPASVARMYNVIPIRTGTGAVTLATSTIIDPHAMDEIMFVLTKDVSFVMAREGDIHDRVTEYYGDDSATVADLLTSLEGEISKDPALAASEEVDDKGIAEAAGSAPIIQFVHLVLYNAVMARASDIHFEPFEKEFRIRYRVDGALYEMAPPPRRLATAIISRVKVMSGLNIAERRMPQDGRIAITVAGRHIDLRVSCLPTRFGESVVLRVLDQSVVSLNLDTLGMPEDVLNDIFNDVEKPNGIIIVTGPTGCGKTTTLYSCLRRINTIDLKLLTAEEPVEYDIDGIVQVPINPLTGNTFPLALRAFLRQDPDVMMIGEIRDLETAKIAIEAALTGHLVFSTLHTNDAAGAITRLIDMEVEPYLIASTLEAVLGQRLLRTICLNCKTAYEPDDDTLRTLNLTRSDIGSRPFYYGRGCQKCNSTGYKGRKGIYEYLRISNDIRELINEKKPTLFLREKARAMGMRTLREDGIRNVLDGYTTVDEIRLYT
- a CDS encoding type IV pilus twitching motility protein PilT yields the protein MNTFTLDVDALMQLTIDENGSDLHLRVGAPPVLRIHGALMPLDLPVLTPDDTKNFMAHIATEAQQRSVYEDCGVDFGLSFGDQGRFRVSIFLTKGTIGVVMRLLPTTLLTLEQIGFPEQVRELLYKPRGLILVTGPTGSGKTTTLASMLNIINDTRDCHIITVEDPIEYFHRHKKSLVTQREIGVDVPNFAEALRRALRQDPDVILVGEMRDLETMRAAITAAETGHLVFATLHTTGASATVDRIVDAFPTNEQEEVRTQLAVSIVAVISQLLLPRADKPGRVAAFEVMISTPSIRSRIRDNKTFQIASDIQTGTKYGMNTLDAHLLELYLAGKIHYDDLVTKSQDPDTLVAKLKKDLETRER
- a CDS encoding type II/IV secretion system protein, with product MTSNDDYVLQLLQEQRLVTQEQVDAAAVSLRQEGETTVDVLLNMGLITEEATLNLIASQFGMERVHLDPATLNVTIRDIMPIETARKYSVVPLHKTGETLTLAVSDPMNYDTIDTLGYLLKCPIESVVASRADIRAALDVLYPQENDMQSLLVKMSSEDMDIAHILEGSDGSVSDADAPVIKLVNMIIVDACNRLASDIHLEPMEKHFRVRFRVDGALLEIKSPPKKLQGAIIQRIKIMAGMKISEKRIPQDGRIDLPFRGRSLDLRVSCIPTNHGESIVMRILDKQSLVLGLPELGFLLDDQLQFESLIKRPHGVLLVTGPTGSGKTTTLYACLGQINQPNRKIITVENPIEYLMTGVNQVQVLEDIGLTFSAALRSILRQAPNVVMIGEIRDKETADIAMEAALTGHLVFSTLHTNDAPSAVTRLLDLGVKPYMVASALQAAMAQRLIRCVCKLCGESHTMTDKERKMLGPLAKGLANAELRHGHGCPACSLSGYKGRKGIFEIFVVDDVIQRMIFDHQSTLTLRQRAREMGMRTLREDGLLKVATGMTTIEEVLKATLGDAD
- the gatB gene encoding Asp-tRNA(Asn)/Glu-tRNA(Gln) amidotransferase subunit GatB, with translation MKQTYRVSIGLEVHIQLKTQTKLFCGCATSFGAPPNSCVCPVCLGYPGAMPVMNREAVRLTLVSGLMLGCSINTTSTFDRKSYFYPDMPKNYQITQYDKPLCLDGTIDIPLTDGGRKPIRLIRIHLEEDVAKSMHEAGWSGVDFNRAGTPLMEIVTHPDLSSADEAAAFLTALRQILLYVGVSACNLEEGNMRCDVNVSLRPPGQDTLGTKVELKNMNTISGTHDALQYEIERQSAVLDAGGRIVQETRRWDVDNGVTIHMRSKEDAHDYRYFAEPDLLPIVTPPDQIDAWRRSLPELPAVRRERLARQYDIPDYDAAVLAADRALADFFEAVAQRCGTGKTASNWIMTDVLRLVTAHETPVTACALTPDALGELIGLVEAQTINALTAKELLEEVFLSGGSPAEQVRSRGLAQVSDSGALDGWIDAVMQAHPKSVADWKAGKQAAAGFLIGQVMKASQGKADPKRVGRLLGERLAQQNG
- the gatA gene encoding Asp-tRNA(Asn)/Glu-tRNA(Gln) amidotransferase subunit GatA produces the protein MDIGSLTVRAAIDGLRKRQFSSVELTRAVLDAIMARDGVIGAYLWVDEADALKQAAAADAARAGGSDGLLLGVPLAIKDILNVEGQPCTCASKILAGYRAPYDATVIARLREAGAVFAGRTNLDEFAMGSTTENSAIQLTRNPAAPDRVPGGSSGGSAAAVAGGMALAALGTDTGGSIRQPASNCGCVGLKPSYGRVSRYGLVAFASSLDQIGPMTRTVEDASLLLGVMGGRDPRDATTLDRAVPDYAAALGGDLTGLRLGLPKEYFVTGLDPEVARLVQDAVEACRRCGAEIVEVSLPHTEYAVATYYILASAEASTNLARFDGVRYGRRSAVPADTPLDMYLNTRAEGFGREVKRRIILGTYVLSSGYYDAYYTHAQRVRTLIRRDFDEAFKRCDALLTPVSPDPAYLIGATAEDPLKAYLIDIFTVTANLAGICGIAVPCGTTRAGLPVGLQVLAPAFEEGTLLRIGHAYEQAREARP